From the genome of Sphingomonas sp. HMP6, one region includes:
- the addB gene encoding double-strand break repair protein AddB, with amino-acid sequence MAERAAPQLFTIPSHRAFADALAAGLIRQFGGQDLELARGLVLLPNNRAKRALTDAFVRASDGGLLLPRLVAIGDPGIDEAIGAALDPADDADPLPPAVAPLERRMILARLVSEERARGGQPVDAAEAVRLAGDLARTLDQLLVEEIEPRRLREIELNEAMSAHWQRALDLFGIVLDRWPEELARIGRIDAAARRGFVLRRLAARWKTAPPSGFVCAAGITDSAPAVAHLLRSISDLPRGMVVLADLATGMDSDEWNALGPFDPDPVTGLARRSIETHPQFHIKLLLERMSVNRTEFRTWRDGSDHDATVARGKAVANALASAEFTAKWTTLGPEQRRIGGITAAELATPGEEAQAIALALREVAETPVRTAALVTPDRGLARRVAAHCARWGIAVDDSAGRPLSILPSGTLLTALAEAATQRFAPLALLTLLKHPLVRFGAARGDWLDGVRALDRVLRGPRPAAGLVGIDAHLRDARRAQMALAWWPEARALLAPIEQAFDRQAQPLTSLLAALREAAQALCGDALWSGPAGRAAADLLREAELHAVHGPATIDPASLAPLLKTLMDEIAVRPPQGGHPRLAIYGLIEARLQTADLMILGGLNEGTWPGLPAPDPWLAPRIRTELGLPGLDRGVGMAAHDLAQALGAPAAIITRARRGGTQPAIASRFWLRLQALAGDKFERASALEGWARALDDPGLHEPAPKPAPVPPAELRPKKIAVTDVDRLKADPYAFYAKRILGLIQLDPVDADPSAAWRGTAVHDILERWAREDACALDRLHDRARGMFDGAHPMQRALWRPRLMEAIDWIVAEMGRNVDAGRTVLAVEQAGDIAIAGVTLTGKFDRIDRLPDGALAVIDYKTGKAPSSAAVREGFSLQLGLLGLIAERGGFAGIQGAARGFEYWSLTKNGESFGRATSPVDPAGKGDKVLPEKFTALAAHHFSEAAADWLTGARAFEAKLHPDYAPYAEYDQLMRRDEWYGRD; translated from the coding sequence ATGGCTGAGCGCGCGGCCCCGCAACTTTTCACGATTCCCTCGCACCGCGCCTTTGCCGATGCGTTGGCGGCGGGGCTGATTCGGCAGTTCGGCGGACAGGATCTGGAACTCGCGCGTGGCCTCGTCTTGCTCCCCAACAACCGCGCCAAACGCGCGTTGACCGATGCCTTCGTCCGCGCGAGCGACGGCGGTCTGTTGCTGCCGCGATTGGTGGCGATCGGCGATCCTGGGATCGACGAGGCGATCGGTGCTGCGCTCGATCCGGCGGACGATGCGGATCCGCTGCCGCCTGCGGTCGCGCCGCTCGAACGCCGCATGATCCTCGCGCGGCTGGTCTCGGAGGAGCGCGCGCGCGGCGGGCAGCCGGTCGATGCGGCGGAAGCGGTGCGGCTGGCGGGCGATCTGGCGCGGACGCTGGATCAGTTGCTGGTCGAGGAAATCGAACCCCGCCGATTACGCGAGATCGAACTCAACGAAGCGATGTCGGCGCATTGGCAGCGCGCGCTCGATCTGTTCGGTATCGTGCTCGATCGCTGGCCGGAGGAACTGGCACGGATCGGCCGGATCGATGCGGCGGCGCGTCGTGGATTTGTGCTGCGGCGACTTGCGGCACGCTGGAAAACCGCGCCTCCGTCGGGCTTCGTCTGCGCGGCCGGGATCACCGATAGCGCGCCTGCGGTTGCGCATTTGCTGCGCAGCATTTCTGATTTGCCGCGCGGCATGGTGGTGCTGGCCGATCTGGCGACGGGGATGGATTCGGACGAATGGAACGCGCTCGGCCCGTTCGATCCCGACCCTGTAACCGGGCTGGCGCGGCGATCGATCGAGACGCACCCGCAATTCCATATCAAGCTGTTGCTGGAGCGGATGAGCGTCAACCGCACAGAGTTCCGCACCTGGCGCGATGGTAGCGATCATGATGCAACCGTCGCGCGCGGCAAGGCGGTGGCGAATGCGCTCGCCTCGGCGGAATTCACCGCGAAATGGACCACGCTCGGGCCTGAACAGCGTCGAATCGGCGGGATCACTGCCGCTGAACTCGCGACGCCGGGGGAGGAAGCGCAGGCGATTGCGCTCGCGCTCCGCGAAGTCGCCGAGACGCCGGTGCGGACGGCGGCGCTGGTCACCCCCGACCGCGGCCTTGCGCGTCGCGTTGCGGCACATTGCGCGCGCTGGGGCATCGCGGTCGATGATTCCGCCGGGCGCCCGCTGTCGATCCTGCCTTCTGGAACATTGCTCACCGCGCTCGCCGAGGCGGCCACGCAGCGCTTCGCGCCGCTCGCCTTGCTGACGTTGCTCAAACATCCGCTGGTGCGCTTCGGCGCGGCGCGGGGCGACTGGCTCGACGGCGTGCGCGCGCTGGACCGGGTGCTGCGCGGTCCGCGCCCGGCGGCGGGCCTGGTCGGGATCGACGCGCACCTGCGCGACGCGCGACGTGCGCAGATGGCGCTGGCGTGGTGGCCGGAAGCGCGCGCGCTGCTCGCGCCGATCGAACAGGCGTTCGACCGCCAGGCGCAACCGCTCACGAGCCTGCTCGCCGCATTGCGCGAGGCGGCACAGGCGCTGTGCGGCGATGCGCTGTGGTCCGGCCCGGCCGGCCGCGCGGCGGCGGATTTGCTGCGCGAGGCGGAACTGCACGCCGTGCACGGCCCGGCGACGATCGATCCGGCCAGCCTCGCGCCGCTGCTCAAGACATTGATGGATGAAATCGCGGTGCGTCCACCGCAGGGCGGGCATCCCCGCCTTGCGATTTACGGCCTGATCGAGGCGCGCTTGCAGACCGCCGATTTGATGATCCTGGGCGGGTTGAACGAAGGGACATGGCCCGGCCTGCCCGCGCCCGATCCGTGGCTCGCACCGCGCATCCGCACCGAGCTGGGCTTGCCGGGGCTCGATCGTGGCGTCGGCATGGCGGCGCACGATCTGGCGCAGGCGCTCGGCGCACCGGCTGCAATCATTACGCGCGCGCGGCGCGGCGGCACGCAACCGGCCATCGCCTCGCGCTTCTGGCTGCGCTTGCAGGCACTGGCCGGGGATAAGTTCGAACGCGCGTCGGCGCTGGAGGGCTGGGCGCGCGCGCTCGACGATCCCGGTCTGCACGAGCCGGCCCCCAAGCCTGCCCCGGTCCCGCCTGCCGAGCTACGCCCGAAGAAGATCGCGGTGACCGATGTCGACCGGCTTAAGGCCGACCCCTACGCCTTTTATGCCAAGCGCATCCTCGGGCTGATCCAGCTCGATCCGGTCGATGCCGATCCGAGTGCGGCGTGGCGCGGCACCGCAGTGCACGACATTCTCGAACGCTGGGCGCGCGAGGATGCGTGCGCGCTCGACCGGCTGCACGACCGCGCGCGCGGCATGTTCGATGGCGCGCACCCGATGCAGCGCGCTTTGTGGCGGCCGCGCCTGATGGAGGCGATCGACTGGATCGTCGCGGAAATGGGCCGCAATGTGGATGCCGGGCGCACGGTGCTGGCGGTCGAGCAGGCGGGGGACATCGCGATTGCCGGGGTCACGCTGACGGGCAAGTTCGACCGGATCGATCGGCTGCCCGACGGGGCGCTCGCGGTGATCGATTACAAGACCGGCAAGGCCCCCTCGTCGGCGGCGGTGCGCGAGGGGTTCAGTCTGCAGCTCGGGCTGCTCGGCTTGATCGCCGAACGCGGTGGCTTTGCCGGCATCCAGGGGGCGGCGCGCGGCTTCGAATATTGGTCGCTGACCAAGAATGGCGAGTCGTTCGGTCGCGCCACCTCGCCGGTCGATCCGGCGGGCAAGGGCGACAAGGTCTTGCCCGAGAAATTCACCGCGTTGGCGGCGCATCACTTTAGCGAGGCGGCGGCGGACTGGCTCACCGGCGCGCGTGCGTTCGAGGCGAAACTGCATCCGGATTACGCACCCTATGCCGAGTATGATCAATTGATGCGGCGTGACGAATGGTATGGGCGTGACTGA
- the addA gene encoding double-strand break repair helicase AddA: MSISDTRRPLPILKDAQAQASDPGGHVWLSASAGTGKTQVLTARVYRLLLRGVDPAAILCLTFTKAGAAEMAGRIGERLAAWVRMPRPELVSDLGALGEDPTDALIARARTLFARVLDAPGGGIRIQTIHGFCQSLLSAFPVEAGLAPGFRPIEAREEAVLAREALAELLVTAEAEGRDSTVATVGALSLRLGEGEAERFLLACARAPAAMAELPMGEGVQPFLRRALDLPTGEIEAEIADACGDAVFDVDAVARLAAANRAWGTATGGNHADIAECWVEAAPEMRARMLGDLIAVPFTAKREPRKYSPKLLAADPDYADLAIEVGQECADLLSLRERAAYADLLAAGLAVGRDYAATYERAKRRIGAVDFDDLIRATIDLLAQPGMGDWVRYKLDQATEHVLIDEAQDTNPEQWLIVRALAEEFFAGEGAHENKLRTLFTVGDYKQAIFGFQGTHPIYFKGAERHFEQLATNAWEADGDERSRTGKERARRWNRLSLTQSFRSTRPVLEFVDAAIEALPEPGLGAIADREVHASEVPGPGTVSLWPLVVAGGSEEDEESWVSDSTRELARQIARTIKGWIGTLMLESKGRTLRPEDVMILVKRRGELASLIVARLYAEGVPVAGVDRLRLNAPLSVQDLLAAIRFVLQPEDDLSLASLLVSPLIGWSQERLMAEAPRGSISLWRHLTRPGGPSDLAPLFALLARADIATPYQFLEEILSGPLGGRRKLVHRLGQEARDPIEEVLSAALDFESLGTPSLQRFLDWFDRGEVEIKRDPSAPLDAVRVMTAHGAKGLQAPLVILADAAVDPTRSPRSTLKWRAGDMAAELPVIRPRKGEATGPLAALVEETAASDLEEHWRLFYVASTRAEERLVIAGSVGPKAQGMAPELSWYAAADRAMRALGVEGEGARDFAGRAPQRPVAPDRKSARAVAETVALPNWATCPAPVEARPPRPLAPSSLGEDMVADAPPTEVMRAAGERGRLIHALFERLPAVAPAQRAEAADRWLARVGMVADAAARIEIAASVLAVLDDAAFAALFGGDSLAEAPIAAVLPDGFVVSGTVDRLLVTRDLVRVIDFKTGRGVPATAEAIPPYHVRQMAAYGAALAVIFPGRRIETALLYTSGPTLHVLDDATLHAHKPGFAEAEQS, encoded by the coding sequence ATGAGCATCTCAGACACGCGCCGCCCCCTCCCGATCCTGAAGGATGCGCAAGCGCAAGCGAGCGATCCGGGCGGGCACGTCTGGCTCTCTGCCTCCGCCGGGACCGGCAAGACGCAGGTGCTGACCGCGCGCGTGTATCGGCTGTTGCTGCGCGGGGTCGATCCGGCGGCGATCCTGTGCCTGACCTTCACCAAAGCGGGTGCGGCCGAAATGGCGGGTCGGATTGGCGAGCGGCTGGCGGCATGGGTGCGTATGCCGCGCCCCGAGCTGGTTAGCGATCTCGGCGCGCTCGGCGAGGACCCGACCGACGCGCTGATCGCGCGCGCGCGGACGCTGTTCGCGCGCGTGCTCGATGCACCGGGCGGCGGTATCCGGATCCAGACGATCCACGGTTTCTGCCAGAGCCTGTTGTCGGCCTTCCCGGTCGAGGCTGGCCTCGCCCCCGGCTTCCGCCCGATCGAGGCGCGCGAGGAAGCGGTGCTCGCGCGCGAGGCGCTCGCCGAACTGCTCGTCACCGCCGAGGCGGAGGGCCGCGACTCCACCGTTGCCACCGTCGGCGCGCTGAGCCTCAGGCTGGGCGAGGGCGAGGCCGAGCGCTTCCTGCTCGCCTGCGCGCGCGCGCCCGCCGCGATGGCCGAACTGCCGATGGGGGAGGGGGTGCAGCCGTTCCTCCGTCGCGCGCTCGACTTGCCGACCGGTGAGATCGAGGCGGAGATTGCCGATGCGTGCGGCGATGCGGTGTTCGACGTCGATGCGGTCGCGCGGCTGGCGGCGGCGAACCGCGCCTGGGGCACGGCCACGGGCGGCAACCATGCCGATATCGCCGAATGTTGGGTCGAGGCTGCGCCAGAAATGCGCGCGCGGATGCTGGGTGATCTGATCGCCGTGCCCTTCACCGCCAAGCGCGAGCCGCGCAAATACTCGCCCAAATTGCTCGCCGCCGATCCCGACTATGCTGACCTCGCGATCGAGGTAGGGCAGGAGTGCGCCGATCTGCTCTCCCTGCGCGAGCGCGCGGCGTATGCCGATCTGCTCGCGGCGGGTCTGGCGGTCGGGCGCGATTATGCCGCGACCTATGAGCGCGCGAAGCGGCGGATCGGCGCGGTCGATTTCGACGATCTGATCCGCGCGACGATCGATCTGCTGGCGCAGCCGGGAATGGGCGATTGGGTGCGCTACAAGCTCGACCAGGCGACCGAACATGTCCTGATCGACGAGGCGCAGGACACCAACCCCGAACAGTGGCTTATCGTTCGCGCGCTCGCGGAGGAATTCTTCGCGGGCGAAGGGGCGCATGAGAACAAGCTTCGGACGCTTTTCACAGTGGGCGATTACAAGCAGGCGATCTTCGGCTTTCAGGGCACCCACCCAATCTATTTTAAAGGCGCGGAGCGGCATTTCGAACAACTTGCGACCAATGCTTGGGAGGCGGACGGAGACGAGCGTTCGCGGACTGGCAAAGAGCGCGCGCGCCGTTGGAACCGGCTGTCGCTGACGCAATCGTTCCGCTCGACGCGCCCCGTGCTCGAATTCGTCGACGCCGCGATCGAAGCGCTGCCCGAACCGGGGCTGGGCGCGATTGCCGACCGCGAAGTGCATGCCAGCGAAGTGCCGGGGCCGGGCACCGTCTCGCTCTGGCCGCTGGTCGTGGCGGGCGGGTCCGAAGAGGATGAGGAAAGCTGGGTGTCCGATTCCACGCGCGAACTCGCGCGGCAGATCGCGCGGACGATCAAGGGGTGGATCGGCACGCTGATGCTGGAAAGCAAGGGCCGTACGCTCCGGCCCGAGGATGTGATGATCCTGGTCAAGCGGCGCGGCGAACTCGCCTCGCTGATCGTCGCGCGTCTGTATGCCGAGGGTGTGCCCGTGGCGGGCGTCGACCGGTTGCGACTGAACGCGCCGCTGTCGGTACAGGATCTGCTCGCTGCGATCCGCTTCGTGCTGCAGCCGGAGGATGATCTATCGCTCGCCTCACTATTGGTCTCGCCGCTGATCGGGTGGAGCCAGGAGCGGCTGATGGCGGAGGCCCCGCGTGGGTCGATCAGCTTGTGGCGGCATCTCACGCGGCCGGGCGGTCCGAGCGATCTCGCCCCGCTGTTTGCCTTGTTGGCCCGCGCCGACATTGCGACGCCGTATCAGTTTCTCGAGGAAATTCTGTCGGGTCCGCTCGGGGGGCGGCGCAAACTGGTCCATCGGCTGGGGCAGGAGGCGCGCGATCCGATCGAGGAAGTGCTGAGCGCGGCGCTCGATTTCGAATCGCTCGGCACGCCGTCGCTGCAACGCTTTCTCGACTGGTTCGATCGCGGCGAGGTCGAGATCAAGCGCGACCCGTCGGCCCCGCTCGATGCGGTGCGGGTGATGACCGCGCATGGTGCGAAGGGCCTGCAAGCGCCGCTGGTGATCCTGGCCGATGCGGCGGTCGATCCGACGCGTTCGCCCCGCTCGACGCTGAAATGGCGCGCGGGCGACATGGCGGCGGAATTGCCCGTGATCCGCCCGCGCAAAGGCGAGGCGACCGGGCCGCTGGCCGCGCTGGTGGAGGAAACCGCGGCGAGCGATCTCGAGGAGCATTGGCGGCTGTTCTACGTCGCTTCGACTCGCGCGGAGGAGCGGCTGGTGATCGCCGGGTCGGTCGGGCCGAAGGCGCAAGGGATGGCGCCTGAGCTAAGCTGGTATGCCGCCGCCGATCGCGCGATGCGGGCGCTGGGGGTTGAGGGCGAGGGTGCGCGCGATTTCGCCGGCCGCGCTCCGCAACGGCCGGTAGCGCCAGACCGGAAGAGCGCGCGGGCCGTGGCCGAGACGGTCGCCTTGCCGAACTGGGCGACGTGCCCCGCGCCGGTTGAGGCGCGGCCGCCGCGCCCGCTCGCACCGTCATCGTTGGGGGAGGATATGGTCGCGGACGCGCCCCCGACGGAGGTCATGCGCGCCGCCGGCGAGCGCGGTCGCTTGATCCACGCGCTGTTCGAACGGCTCCCGGCAGTCGCGCCCGCGCAGCGCGCCGAAGCGGCCGACCGGTGGCTCGCACGGGTCGGGATGGTTGCGGATGCAGCGGCGCGGATCGAGATCGCGGCTTCGGTGCTGGCGGTGCTCGACGATGCCGCCTTTGCTGCCCTGTTTGGCGGTGATTCGCTGGCCGAGGCACCGATCGCAGCGGTTCTCCCCGACGGGTTCGTCGTGTCGGGCACGGTCGATCGCTTGCTCGTCACGCGGGATCTCGTTCGTGTAATCGATTTCAAGACCGGGCGCGGCGTGCCCGCGACCGCGGAGGCCATTCCGCCGTACCATGTGCGGCAGATGGCAGCGTATGGCGCAGCGCTCGCGGTTATCTTCCCCGGGCGGCGGATCGAGACGGCGTTGCTCTACACTAGCGGCCCGACGCTGCACGTGCTCGACGACGCTACACTGCACGCGCACAAGCCTGGCTTTGCCGAGGCGGAGCAAAGCTAG
- the trxA gene encoding thioredoxin TrxA — MATKQITDASWEADVTNATGPVLVDFWAEWCGPCKMIGPSLEEISDELGEQVTIAKLNIDDNPDAPGKFGVRGIPTMILFKNGVPAATKVGAEPKGKLKAWLEGELG, encoded by the coding sequence ATGGCCACCAAGCAGATCACCGACGCGAGCTGGGAAGCAGACGTTACCAACGCGACCGGCCCCGTACTGGTCGATTTCTGGGCGGAATGGTGCGGCCCGTGCAAGATGATCGGGCCGAGCCTTGAGGAAATCTCCGACGAACTGGGCGAGCAAGTGACGATCGCCAAGCTCAACATCGACGACAATCCCGATGCGCCTGGCAAGTTCGGCGTGCGCGGCATTCCGACGATGATCCTGTTCAAGAACGGCGTTCCTGCGGCGACCAAGGTCGGTGCCGAACCTAAGGGCAAGTTGAAGGCATGGCTCGAGGGCGAGCTGGGGTGA
- the argJ gene encoding bifunctional glutamate N-acetyltransferase/amino-acid acetyltransferase ArgJ, protein MPHTPSPLARPFPAMPPIAGIAPHVARAHYKNWDRCDLTFVTLAPGTSVAGVTTQSKCPSPEVEWCRAALALGHARALVVNAGNANAFTGQRGRAAVEAIAARAAGHLGCQPSDIFVASTGVIGVPLPIDKAEAGLDAAFTATPCSWEDVANTIGTTDTFAKGAMTNAIVDGRTVTLVGIIKGSGMIAPDMATMLGFIFTDAAVDPMFLQAALAEANRSSFSSITVDSDTSTSDTVLAFATGAAGNAPLTESEDDGADAFRAALSDLCLQLAHLVVRDGEGASKFIEIAVTGADSDASARTIAMSIANSPLVKTAIAGEDANWGRVVMAVGKAGEPAERDLLSIRFGNTQVASGGLAVAGYDEAPVAAHLKGQDVEIGVDLGLGEGRATVWTCDLTHGYISINADYRS, encoded by the coding sequence ATGCCGCACACACCCTCACCGCTCGCCCGCCCATTCCCCGCGATGCCGCCGATCGCCGGCATAGCGCCTCATGTCGCGCGCGCGCACTATAAGAACTGGGACCGCTGCGACCTGACCTTCGTCACGCTCGCCCCCGGCACCAGCGTCGCGGGCGTGACGACGCAAAGCAAATGCCCCTCTCCCGAGGTCGAATGGTGCCGCGCCGCGCTCGCGCTGGGGCACGCGCGTGCACTCGTGGTGAACGCGGGCAACGCCAACGCCTTTACCGGGCAGCGTGGCCGCGCGGCGGTCGAGGCGATCGCCGCGCGGGCGGCCGGGCATTTGGGGTGCCAGCCGTCCGACATCTTCGTCGCGTCGACCGGTGTGATCGGCGTGCCCTTGCCAATCGACAAGGCCGAGGCCGGGCTCGACGCCGCCTTCACCGCCACGCCCTGTTCGTGGGAGGATGTCGCCAACACGATCGGCACCACCGACACCTTCGCCAAGGGTGCGATGACCAATGCGATCGTCGATGGGCGGACGGTGACTTTGGTTGGCATCATCAAGGGATCGGGCATGATCGCGCCGGATATGGCGACGATGCTCGGCTTTATCTTTACCGATGCAGCGGTCGATCCGATGTTCCTGCAGGCGGCCCTTGCCGAAGCGAATCGGTCGAGTTTTTCGAGCATTACCGTCGACAGCGACACTTCGACGAGCGACACCGTGCTGGCGTTTGCGACCGGGGCGGCGGGCAATGCACCGCTCACCGAATCGGAGGATGACGGGGCCGATGCGTTCCGTGCCGCGCTGTCGGACCTGTGCCTGCAACTCGCGCACCTCGTGGTGCGCGACGGAGAGGGCGCGTCGAAATTCATCGAGATCGCGGTGACCGGCGCCGACAGCGACGCGAGCGCGCGCACGATCGCGATGAGCATCGCCAACTCACCGCTGGTGAAAACGGCGATCGCGGGGGAGGATGCCAATTGGGGTCGCGTGGTGATGGCGGTCGGCAAGGCCGGCGAACCCGCCGAGCGCGACTTGCTGAGCATCCGCTTCGGCAACACGCAGGTCGCATCGGGCGGACTGGCCGTCGCCGGCTATGACGAGGCCCCGGTCGCGGCGCATTTGAAAGGGCAGGACGTCGAAATCGGCGTTGATCTCGGCCTAGGCGAAGGCCGCGCGACCGTTTGGACGTGCGACCTCACCCATGGTTACATCTCGATCAACGCCGACTATCGGAGTTGA
- a CDS encoding MFS transporter, with protein sequence MLNALGLLKERRFLPLFVTQFLGAFNDNLFKTSMVLFATYHIYNSAETEQNFNAIATALGILPFMLLSALSGQLADSHDKARIIRIVKTAEIAIMLLGAAGMMLALYGFTQVGLGLMLGAVLFLGVHSTFFGPIKYAILPQHLHEDEVLGGTGLVEAATYIAILLGTVLAGVMAVEHAAIAVLVVALIGWAVAFQVPPAPREGPKLKIDYNPFTASWRLISGTMHIRRLFLAICAISFFWTMGAVLIIIFPPLAKNVLTADKHVSTLMIALFSIGVAVGSVLINALLKGHTSARYGPASVMVMGVFVVAFSLLCRGWPAAPAGTLYDLVDFIELPRAIMVILVLMGIAVSGGMFVVPLYAFLTTTVTKDQTARTVAANNVVNAGAMVIGAVSVQALSIAGVTPENMLLLVALMSPVAAWLAYKLHQACD encoded by the coding sequence ATGCTCAATGCGCTCGGCTTGCTGAAAGAGCGCCGTTTTCTGCCACTTTTCGTGACGCAGTTTCTGGGAGCCTTCAACGACAATCTGTTCAAGACGAGCATGGTGCTGTTCGCCACCTATCACATCTACAACAGCGCCGAGACCGAACAGAATTTCAACGCAATCGCGACCGCGCTTGGGATCTTGCCGTTCATGCTGCTGTCCGCGCTGTCGGGGCAATTGGCCGACAGCCACGATAAAGCCCGGATCATCCGCATCGTAAAGACTGCCGAAATCGCCATCATGCTGCTCGGTGCTGCGGGCATGATGCTGGCGCTATACGGCTTCACGCAAGTCGGACTCGGCCTGATGCTTGGTGCGGTGCTGTTCCTCGGCGTGCACTCGACCTTTTTCGGTCCGATCAAATACGCGATCCTGCCACAACATCTGCATGAGGACGAAGTGCTTGGCGGTACCGGGTTGGTCGAGGCGGCGACGTATATCGCGATCCTACTCGGCACGGTGCTCGCCGGAGTGATGGCGGTGGAACACGCCGCGATCGCGGTGCTTGTCGTCGCGCTGATTGGCTGGGCGGTCGCCTTCCAAGTGCCGCCTGCACCGCGCGAGGGGCCGAAGCTCAAGATCGACTACAACCCGTTCACCGCATCGTGGCGGCTAATCTCGGGGACGATGCACATCCGACGCCTGTTCCTGGCGATTTGCGCGATCAGCTTTTTCTGGACGATGGGCGCGGTGCTGATCATCATTTTCCCGCCGCTGGCTAAGAACGTACTGACTGCCGACAAACATGTCTCGACACTGATGATTGCGCTGTTTTCGATCGGCGTGGCGGTTGGCTCGGTGCTCATCAACGCCTTGCTGAAGGGGCATACCTCGGCGCGCTACGGGCCTGCCTCGGTGATGGTGATGGGGGTGTTCGTCGTCGCCTTCTCCTTATTGTGTCGAGGTTGGCCGGCGGCCCCGGCGGGGACGCTGTACGACCTGGTCGATTTCATCGAACTGCCGCGGGCGATTATGGTGATCCTGGTCCTGATGGGCATCGCCGTCAGCGGCGGCATGTTCGTGGTGCCGCTCTATGCCTTCCTCACCACGACCGTGACCAAGGATCAGACCGCGCGGACCGTGGCCGCCAACAATGTCGTCAATGCCGGAGCGATGGTGATCGGTGCGGTATCGGTACAGGCTTTGTCGATCGCCGGTGTCACACCCGAAAATATGCTGCTGTTGGTCGCGTTGATGAGCCCGGTCGCGGCCTGGCTTGCTTACAAGCTGCATCAGGCGTGCGACTGA
- the pgsA gene encoding CDP-diacylglycerol--glycerol-3-phosphate 3-phosphatidyltransferase, producing the protein MLTLPNLLTLSRIVAVPLLAWFLWWPGWADGYAAGFVLYCLMGITDYFDGYLARANGTVSKLGVFLDPIADKIMVAAVILLLVGTRDGNPAVIQGVHQIAALIILLREIAVSGLREFMAQLQVSVPVSKLAKWKTTLQLVALGALILGGAVPFYPWVAQVGLVALWVAAALTVITGWDYLRVGLKHMD; encoded by the coding sequence GTGTTGACCTTACCCAATCTGCTCACCTTATCGCGGATCGTCGCGGTCCCGCTGCTGGCATGGTTCCTGTGGTGGCCGGGCTGGGCCGATGGCTATGCCGCCGGCTTCGTTTTGTACTGCCTGATGGGGATCACCGATTATTTCGACGGTTACCTGGCGCGCGCCAACGGAACGGTGTCGAAACTGGGTGTGTTTCTCGATCCGATCGCTGACAAGATCATGGTGGCGGCGGTGATTCTGCTGCTGGTCGGGACTCGCGACGGCAATCCTGCAGTCATCCAGGGGGTGCATCAGATTGCCGCGTTGATCATCTTGCTGCGCGAAATCGCGGTCTCGGGATTGCGCGAGTTCATGGCGCAGTTGCAGGTCTCGGTCCCGGTCTCGAAACTGGCGAAGTGGAAGACGACGCTGCAACTGGTCGCACTTGGCGCTTTGATCTTGGGCGGCGCCGTGCCGTTCTATCCGTGGGTCGCGCAGGTCGGTCTGGTCGCCTTGTGGGTCGCCGCGGCGCTGACAGTCATCACCGGCTGGGATTACCTCCGCGTCGGCTTGAAACATATGGATTGA
- the moaD gene encoding molybdopterin converting factor subunit 1, producing MAIEIVYFAWVRERIGRGSEIVDPPAEIDTVAALIAWLSAGSALHAEAFADRTRLRAAVDQVFVGLDAKVLGAREVAIFPPVTGG from the coding sequence GTGGCAATCGAGATAGTGTATTTTGCCTGGGTCCGCGAGCGGATCGGGCGGGGCAGCGAAATCGTCGATCCGCCGGCCGAGATCGACACGGTCGCGGCCTTGATTGCGTGGTTGTCGGCGGGAAGCGCCTTGCATGCTGAGGCGTTCGCGGATCGGACCCGGTTGCGGGCGGCGGTCGATCAGGTGTTTGTCGGGCTGGATGCTAAGGTGCTCGGCGCCCGCGAAGTGGCGATCTTTCCGCCGGTAACGGGCGGATGA
- a CDS encoding molybdenum cofactor biosynthesis protein MoaE: MITVEPTPIDAGVEFAAIAVRGAGGVATFVGLVRADDGVATLELEHYPGATEAALAALAAEAVERWALIDARITHRVGVMVPGDIVVFVGTAAAHRAAALEACAFLIDRLKTDAPFWKKETRGDAATWVEPRGSDDAAAARWSA; encoded by the coding sequence ATGATCACGGTTGAACCAACGCCGATCGACGCGGGTGTCGAATTTGCGGCAATCGCAGTGCGCGGGGCGGGGGGCGTTGCAACCTTTGTCGGTCTGGTGCGCGCGGATGACGGCGTCGCGACATTGGAACTCGAACATTATCCCGGTGCGACCGAGGCGGCTTTGGCTGCCCTCGCGGCGGAAGCGGTGGAGCGCTGGGCGCTGATCGACGCACGGATTACGCACCGCGTCGGCGTCATGGTCCCGGGCGACATCGTCGTTTTCGTCGGTACGGCGGCCGCGCACCGCGCGGCGGCGCTCGAGGCTTGCGCCTTTCTGATCGACCGGCTCAAGACCGATGCCCCGTTCTGGAAGAAGGAGACGCGCGGGGACGCCGCGACTTGGGTAGAACCGCGCGGCAGCGACGATGCCGCCGCCGCGCGGTGGAGTGCTTAG